The proteins below come from a single Holdemania massiliensis genomic window:
- a CDS encoding zinc metallopeptidase gives MFYAFYDIFYLLVLAAIGFSLWASSRVNSTFRTYSQQRTRNGMTGYDAAREVLDANGLTDVRIERTAGNLTDHFDPRTNVIRLSDSVYGSASTAAVGVAAHEAGHAIQYAKGYAPLKIRNAIIPLTNIGSRMSTPLILMGLIFSRMGQAAITIAYIGVACFALSVLFQLVTLPTEFDASRRAVAAIEGCGLLTSEEVGSTKKVLSAAAMTYVAALAVAITQFLRLLNMVQRNDRR, from the coding sequence ATGTTCTATGCTTTTTACGATATCTTTTATCTGCTTGTGCTGGCTGCGATTGGTTTCTCTTTGTGGGCCAGCTCACGCGTCAATTCCACATTCAGAACCTACAGTCAGCAGCGCACGCGCAATGGGATGACCGGTTATGATGCCGCGCGCGAAGTGCTCGATGCGAATGGATTAACCGATGTCCGGATTGAACGCACGGCAGGAAATTTAACTGATCATTTTGATCCGCGAACGAATGTGATCCGGCTCTCGGATTCAGTTTATGGATCAGCTTCAACAGCCGCCGTCGGAGTAGCTGCGCATGAAGCGGGTCATGCGATTCAATACGCCAAAGGATATGCACCGTTAAAAATCCGCAATGCGATTATCCCGCTGACCAATATTGGCTCCCGCATGTCAACTCCGTTAATTCTTATGGGACTGATCTTTTCCCGCATGGGGCAGGCTGCAATTACAATCGCTTATATCGGCGTCGCGTGTTTCGCACTCAGCGTGCTGTTTCAGCTGGTGACGCTGCCGACCGAATTTGACGCCAGCCGCCGGGCCGTGGCGGCGATTGAAGGATGCGGCTTGTTGACCAGCGAGGAAGTCGGTTCCACGAAAAAAGTTCTTTCCGCCGCGGCGATGACGTATGTGGCAGCCTTGGCAGTCGCGATTACGCAGTTTTTACGCTTATTGAATATGGTGCAGCGCAATGACCGACGGTAA
- a CDS encoding PTS system mannose/fructose/sorbose family transporter subunit IID: MAKKISEKTLKKSFRTWFFWNGCSQQAESMLGMAFGQAMAPVIDELYDTKEEKAAALQRHITLFNTEAQVGSICNGIVCGLEEANANGQCTPELISSVKVALIGPTSAIGDSLWVATIIPILLTICLSISQASANMLWLGPVIYMLVYPIGTAALSWFLFKLGYKSGLEGMQTFMATGRLNLLTDTMTVLGLIVVGALTASFVSCTLPIQIVKDVYDATTNTILESQVLFNADSVLNSIFPQILPLGLTLGVYGLYAKKKWSPLKLMGLILVLACILTFVGYATGFYA; encoded by the coding sequence ATGGCTAAGAAAATCAGTGAAAAAACATTAAAGAAATCTTTTAGAACCTGGTTCTTCTGGAACGGCTGTTCCCAACAGGCTGAATCCATGCTGGGTATGGCTTTCGGTCAGGCGATGGCTCCGGTCATTGATGAATTATACGATACCAAAGAAGAAAAGGCAGCGGCGCTGCAGCGGCATATCACACTGTTCAATACCGAAGCTCAGGTTGGCTCCATCTGCAACGGAATTGTCTGCGGTTTGGAAGAAGCCAATGCCAACGGACAATGTACGCCGGAGCTCATCAGCAGCGTTAAAGTCGCCCTGATCGGCCCGACATCGGCGATCGGCGATTCCCTGTGGGTTGCCACGATCATTCCGATTCTGTTGACGATCTGTCTGTCGATTTCCCAGGCCTCCGCCAATATGCTTTGGCTGGGACCGGTAATCTATATGCTTGTCTATCCGATCGGTACCGCGGCACTGAGCTGGTTCTTATTCAAGCTGGGTTATAAATCCGGATTGGAAGGCATGCAGACGTTTATGGCAACGGGCCGGCTGAACTTGCTGACAGATACCATGACGGTTTTGGGTCTGATCGTCGTCGGTGCTTTAACCGCTTCCTTTGTTTCCTGCACACTGCCGATTCAGATTGTCAAAGATGTTTACGATGCAACAACCAACACCATTCTGGAAAGCCAGGTCTTGTTTAATGCCGATTCCGTCTTGAACTCGATCTTCCCGCAGATTCTGCCATTGGGCTTGACCTTGGGTGTTTACGGCCTGTATGCCAAAAAGAAATGGTCGCCGCTGAAACTGATGGGTCTGATCCTGGTTCTGGCCTGCATCTTAACGTTTGTCGGCTATGCGACAGGCTTCTACGCTTAA
- a CDS encoding PTS mannose/fructose/sorbose/N-acetylgalactosamine transporter subunit IIC translates to MSIIQIILIALFVYLGSIGSIVGNTIGWYTLGRPLVAALVVGVILGDIQTAMVVGIPLQIMYMGNVTPGGAVAWDLSYATYIGVAAAIVFGQGMDATGAIGLAVVFAGIGGLVGQVMWNLSYALNLPLNRFAAKYAEAGETKKMIIPNVVMGQAIGFLCRFVPAVLVLTSMTAASGQADFATLIPGWVTTALSIFGGMMASLGMGIILSFLLKKKYHIVIFLAGFILVTYFGLSTMAVAVVAIITAILYYVAASSQADRKGA, encoded by the coding sequence ATGTCAATCATTCAAATCATCCTGATCGCACTCTTTGTGTATCTGGGATCCATCGGTTCCATCGTCGGCAATACCATCGGTTGGTACACCTTAGGCCGTCCGTTAGTCGCAGCCTTAGTTGTCGGCGTGATTTTAGGGGATATTCAAACGGCCATGGTCGTCGGCATTCCGTTACAGATCATGTATATGGGCAACGTGACGCCAGGCGGCGCGGTGGCCTGGGACTTATCTTATGCAACCTACATCGGTGTCGCTGCCGCGATCGTCTTCGGTCAGGGCATGGATGCCACCGGAGCGATTGGCTTAGCTGTCGTCTTCGCTGGAATCGGCGGATTGGTCGGTCAGGTTATGTGGAACCTGTCCTATGCCTTGAATCTGCCGCTGAACCGCTTTGCCGCAAAATATGCAGAAGCGGGAGAAACCAAGAAAATGATCATCCCTAACGTGGTTATGGGACAGGCGATTGGTTTCTTATGCCGTTTTGTTCCCGCTGTTCTGGTTCTGACTTCCATGACCGCAGCTTCCGGACAGGCTGATTTTGCCACCCTGATTCCAGGCTGGGTCACGACCGCGCTGAGCATTTTCGGCGGCATGATGGCATCGCTGGGAATGGGTATTATCCTGTCCTTCTTATTAAAGAAGAAATATCATATCGTGATCTTCTTGGCCGGTTTCATTCTGGTAACTTACTTCGGCTTAAGCACGATGGCCGTCGCTGTTGTCGCGATCATCACCGCGATTCTCTATTATGTCGCAGCTTCTTCACAGGCTGATCGGAAAGGAGCATAA
- a CDS encoding PTS system mannose/fructose/N-acetylgalactosamine-transporter subunit IIB, producing MGKIVVRVDDRLIHGQTIVAWCPTLAIQEIIAIDDESAKNPMLKSIMTMSVPPLYKTHIVTTEEARSLLSEQSANNRLVIVRFPKQLADLEETVLNAEFVMLGNIAKRPDSVHKVSGATGIFYLSQQDVEVIDALSAKGADVCFQQLPNTTRTSWDAFRKTIE from the coding sequence ATGGGTAAAATTGTAGTCCGCGTCGATGACCGGCTGATTCACGGCCAGACCATTGTCGCCTGGTGTCCAACCTTGGCGATCCAGGAAATCATTGCGATCGACGACGAAAGCGCCAAAAATCCAATGCTGAAATCGATCATGACGATGAGCGTACCGCCGCTTTATAAAACGCATATTGTCACCACGGAAGAAGCGCGCTCGCTGTTGAGCGAACAGAGCGCTAATAACCGTTTAGTGATCGTGCGCTTCCCGAAGCAGCTGGCAGATCTGGAAGAAACGGTTCTTAACGCTGAATTTGTCATGCTCGGCAATATCGCCAAGCGTCCGGATTCCGTGCATAAGGTTTCCGGAGCCACCGGGATCTTCTACCTCAGCCAACAGGATGTTGAAGTCATCGACGCGCTGAGTGCCAAAGGGGCAGACGTCTGTTTCCAACAGCTGCCTAACACGACTCGGACAAGCTGGGACGCTTTCCGCAAAACGATTGAATAG
- a CDS encoding PIG-L deacetylase family protein, translating into MTSIQRVVSIGAHSLDAELMGGPLVLKYAKQGAHCTLIHVTQGRLEDPAATEEAKQAYLKDLLTMNQKAAEKLGADTIWLGYVSSNMPTLEEFAQRMEQYFVDEKVDLVITHWRGSMHPRHINTHDAVVTAVKRLREKGNPIRLVYGETFEDLVGFIPQAYFTLNQEEIDQWYSAMKEYAVFRGEVNNFPYQQYYPTIGQVRQIESNNSGYTVAYMYASLIEPQLW; encoded by the coding sequence ATGACATCAATTCAACGCGTCGTCAGCATCGGCGCTCATTCTCTGGATGCGGAGCTGATGGGCGGACCTCTGGTTCTCAAATATGCCAAACAAGGCGCACACTGCACACTGATCCACGTCACTCAGGGACGGCTGGAAGATCCGGCAGCTACCGAGGAAGCGAAACAGGCTTATCTGAAAGATTTGTTAACGATGAATCAGAAAGCTGCGGAAAAGCTGGGAGCCGATACGATCTGGCTTGGCTACGTTTCCAGCAACATGCCGACGTTGGAGGAATTCGCGCAGCGGATGGAACAATACTTTGTGGATGAGAAAGTCGATCTGGTCATCACCCACTGGCGCGGATCCATGCATCCCCGGCATATCAACACCCATGACGCGGTCGTGACCGCTGTCAAACGGCTGCGTGAAAAGGGCAATCCGATCCGCTTAGTCTATGGCGAAACCTTTGAGGATCTTGTCGGCTTTATCCCGCAGGCCTATTTCACCCTGAATCAGGAAGAAATTGATCAGTGGTACAGTGCGATGAAGGAATACGCCGTTTTCCGCGGCGAGGTCAACAACTTCCCTTATCAGCAGTACTATCCGACGATCGGCCAGGTTCGCCAAATTGAGTCCAACAACAGCGGCTATACCGTTGCGTATATGTATGCGAGTCTGATCGAACCGCAGCTGTGGTAA
- a CDS encoding GNAT family N-acetyltransferase, with protein sequence MEIQNYNQIYEQAVVDLWNQCLPFDPLTVHKFRKQALLDDNFDPSLCYVALCDQKPVGFLLATRRKFPYLERGLEPERGWINVLFVHPDYRRQGIGRSLVEKAESDMKERGAKNVTVAAYSPNYFFPGIDKQNYPLSAAFFEALGYQSGEESYSMCKDLHGYQLDEAALARKAKAEAAGFRFIPFSWKYCVDLLEFAKVEFGGGWKRNLLISMQNDLAEDNVLLCVDQNDQLAGFCMRQIDGNPMRFGPIGVKASQRNWGLGSILLDLMQLEMEKRGIYHMYFVSTDAPGRRFYERHGITVFRTFTDYRKNLD encoded by the coding sequence ATGGAAATTCAGAATTATAATCAGATCTATGAACAGGCCGTTGTTGATCTGTGGAACCAATGTCTGCCTTTTGACCCGCTGACTGTTCACAAATTCCGCAAACAAGCCTTACTGGATGACAATTTTGATCCGTCACTTTGTTATGTTGCCCTTTGTGATCAGAAGCCGGTGGGCTTCCTGTTAGCGACTCGCCGCAAATTTCCTTATTTGGAGCGCGGCTTAGAGCCGGAAAGAGGCTGGATCAACGTCTTATTTGTTCATCCGGATTACCGCCGTCAGGGAATTGGACGAAGTCTGGTTGAAAAGGCCGAGTCTGACATGAAAGAGCGCGGGGCAAAAAATGTGACCGTCGCCGCTTACAGTCCGAATTATTTCTTTCCGGGGATTGATAAACAGAACTATCCGTTGTCCGCAGCTTTCTTTGAGGCGTTGGGATATCAGAGCGGAGAAGAAAGTTACTCCATGTGCAAGGATCTGCATGGCTATCAATTGGATGAAGCCGCACTGGCCCGCAAAGCCAAAGCGGAAGCGGCAGGCTTCCGTTTCATTCCGTTCAGCTGGAAATACTGTGTGGATCTGCTTGAATTTGCCAAGGTTGAGTTTGGCGGGGGCTGGAAGCGCAATCTGCTGATCAGTATGCAGAACGACCTGGCGGAAGACAACGTATTGTTGTGTGTCGATCAAAATGATCAGCTTGCCGGATTCTGTATGCGGCAGATTGACGGCAATCCGATGCGGTTCGGCCCGATCGGCGTCAAGGCTTCCCAGCGCAACTGGGGCTTAGGCAGCATTCTGCTCGATCTCATGCAGCTGGAAATGGAAAAGCGCGGGATCTATCACATGTATTTTGTTTCTACCGACGCTCCCGGCCGGCGCTTCTACGAGCGTCATGGGATTACCGTTTTCCGTACCTTTACGGATTACCGCAAGAATTTAGATTAA
- a CDS encoding GntR family transcriptional regulator, with amino-acid sequence MGYKVAKYFQIEQDIIEAIKSGKLKPGDKVDSESVLKKKYNVSTITVRKAFTDLINEGYLTGIQGLGTFVAKKQMIRGLTSLSFSDELLQQGYEIDMHVDKIELITNSQIAEKLAIDPQQPIVCVRRIRLANGEPIAYQSSFVDSRLLPLEKAQTVHETKSFYKTLAQVNVAPVWVNENYSVREVGDARIAKLMNIRKNTATFFVKRLTFDQRDEIIEYAETYFNKDWYSVTVNIKV; translated from the coding sequence ATGGGATACAAGGTCGCCAAGTATTTCCAAATCGAACAGGATATTATTGAAGCCATCAAATCTGGCAAATTGAAACCAGGAGATAAAGTTGACAGCGAATCAGTGCTGAAAAAGAAATATAATGTTTCCACAATCACGGTGCGCAAAGCTTTCACCGATCTGATCAACGAGGGTTATCTCACGGGCATTCAGGGTCTGGGCACGTTTGTCGCTAAAAAACAGATGATCCGCGGGCTGACCTCCTTGAGTTTCAGTGATGAGCTGCTCCAGCAAGGTTATGAAATCGACATGCATGTTGATAAAATTGAACTGATCACCAATTCCCAGATCGCCGAGAAACTGGCGATTGATCCGCAGCAGCCGATTGTCTGCGTCCGCCGCATTCGGCTGGCCAACGGCGAACCGATTGCTTACCAAAGCTCGTTTGTTGACAGCCGTCTGCTTCCGCTGGAAAAAGCGCAGACCGTCCATGAAACGAAATCCTTTTACAAAACCCTGGCGCAGGTCAACGTCGCACCCGTCTGGGTCAATGAAAACTATTCTGTTCGGGAAGTGGGCGACGCCCGGATTGCAAAGCTGATGAATATCCGCAAAAATACCGCAACCTTCTTTGTCAAGCGTCTGACCTTTGATCAGCGGGATGAAATCATCGAATATGCTGAAACCTATTTCAATAAGGATTGGTACTCTGTCACCGTCAATATTAAAGTATAA
- a CDS encoding YetF domain-containing protein, which translates to MTFFEMILRSVCAILVLVLVARLNGPKQISQMTFYDYIVGITTGSLAATTALSADIPLLHGLAAIAFFLLAGIFMSKLTDKNMLMRRILTGTPIVVIAQGQIQWAGLKQARLNINELLSCLRSGGYFNLEEVNYAILEPTGNLSVLPQDADRPLKLTDLKQDFIPTSLPTNVIIDGQILHQNLQALGQSEDELFDQIHSQNDCSMKDIALATLDNQGKLVLYLKSKAQPQSIHRF; encoded by the coding sequence ATGACTTTTTTTGAAATGATCCTGCGCAGTGTGTGCGCGATTCTCGTTCTCGTTCTGGTCGCCCGGCTGAATGGGCCGAAGCAGATTTCACAAATGACGTTTTACGATTACATCGTGGGAATTACTACCGGTTCCTTAGCCGCGACAACAGCGTTATCCGCAGATATTCCTTTGCTTCATGGGCTGGCTGCGATTGCCTTCTTTCTGTTAGCGGGCATCTTCATGTCAAAACTGACGGATAAGAACATGCTGATGCGGCGGATCTTAACCGGAACGCCGATTGTCGTTATTGCACAGGGTCAGATTCAATGGGCAGGCTTAAAACAAGCCCGGCTGAATATTAACGAACTGCTCAGCTGTCTGCGCAGCGGCGGTTATTTTAATCTTGAAGAAGTGAACTATGCGATCTTAGAGCCGACCGGAAATCTGTCCGTTCTGCCCCAAGATGCGGACCGGCCGCTGAAGCTTACTGATCTGAAACAGGATTTCATCCCGACATCCCTGCCGACCAACGTTATCATTGACGGACAGATTCTTCATCAAAATCTGCAGGCTCTCGGTCAAAGCGAAGATGAACTGTTTGATCAGATTCACAGCCAGAACGATTGCTCCATGAAGGATATTGCGCTGGCGACCTTGGACAATCAAGGGAAGCTCGTACTTTATTTAAAAAGCAAAGCCCAGCCGCAGTCAATCCATCGCTTCTAA
- a CDS encoding MATE family efflux transporter, with translation MATKQRGLMTSGVIWKELLLFSIPLLLGNLFQLLYNTVDSIVVGNFVGHQALAAVGASTPLINMLIGFFMGVAAGAGVLVSRFFGARKLEEMHTAIHTFVAFTLCFGVLMMIAGITLTPLFLKWMGTPADIMEMAVLYLRIYFLGIIPTMLYNSGAGILQAVGDSRRPLYFLTVASVLNIILDLVFVINMKMGVAGVAWATLIAQSVSCILVAFTLLRTKESYRLLPNKIRIDKPMLVQIVRVGIPSGLQQMIVSFSNVLVMSYVNRFGSAAIAGFSSANKFDNFLGLPVNSFMLAITTFVGQNMGANQIERVKKGIHTCIFMGIGIVIAIGIPAYLFSDLCIRMFSQEADVIYYGSWMMRTLVPFYSVLNIAQVLTGAVRGTGNTTVPMLVNVFYYCIIRQVFLALAMLFVNSIVVVFWSYPLTWSLSAITLFLYYKRGSWLRHSGVQG, from the coding sequence ATGGCAACGAAACAACGTGGTTTAATGACTTCCGGAGTGATCTGGAAGGAACTGTTACTCTTTTCTATTCCATTATTGCTGGGGAATTTGTTCCAGCTGCTCTACAATACGGTCGACTCGATTGTGGTCGGCAACTTCGTCGGTCATCAGGCACTGGCTGCGGTGGGAGCCAGTACGCCGCTGATCAATATGCTGATCGGTTTTTTCATGGGCGTCGCAGCCGGGGCCGGAGTTCTCGTATCCCGTTTTTTCGGCGCAAGAAAGCTGGAGGAAATGCACACTGCGATCCATACCTTTGTAGCTTTCACGCTTTGTTTCGGGGTCTTGATGATGATTGCCGGAATCACGCTAACACCGCTGTTTCTGAAATGGATGGGAACGCCGGCGGATATCATGGAGATGGCCGTGCTGTATCTACGAATCTATTTTCTGGGGATTATTCCAACGATGCTGTATAACTCCGGAGCTGGAATTCTGCAGGCCGTAGGCGATTCCCGCCGTCCGCTGTACTTCCTGACGGTTGCCAGTGTATTGAACATCATTCTGGACTTGGTCTTTGTTATTAATATGAAGATGGGGGTTGCCGGCGTGGCCTGGGCCACCCTGATCGCTCAGAGCGTGTCCTGCATTCTTGTGGCTTTCACGCTGCTGCGGACAAAAGAGAGCTATCGGCTCCTTCCCAATAAAATCCGCATTGACAAACCGATGCTGGTTCAAATTGTACGGGTCGGCATTCCCAGCGGCTTGCAGCAGATGATCGTTTCCTTCTCGAATGTGCTGGTCATGTCGTATGTCAACCGCTTTGGTTCAGCGGCGATTGCCGGATTCAGCTCAGCGAACAAGTTTGATAACTTCCTTGGTCTGCCGGTCAACAGCTTCATGCTGGCCATCACAACATTTGTCGGACAGAATATGGGCGCCAATCAGATCGAGCGCGTCAAAAAAGGAATTCATACGTGTATTTTCATGGGGATTGGCATTGTGATTGCGATTGGCATTCCGGCCTATCTGTTCTCGGATCTGTGCATCCGAATGTTCTCGCAGGAAGCCGATGTCATTTATTATGGATCGTGGATGATGCGCACGCTGGTGCCGTTCTATTCAGTTTTGAACATCGCTCAGGTGTTAACCGGAGCGGTGCGCGGAACCGGCAACACGACCGTTCCGATGCTGGTCAATGTTTTCTATTACTGCATTATCCGTCAGGTATTTCTGGCGCTGGCGATGTTGTTCGTCAATTCGATCGTCGTTGTTTTCTGGAGCTATCCTCTGACCTGGAGCTTATCGGCGATCACCCTGTTTCTTTACTATAAACGGGGCAGCTGGCTGCGGCACAGCGGAGTTCAGGGCTGA
- a CDS encoding metallophosphoesterase, whose amino-acid sequence MLDPSCIRYQDLSESRALFISDIHGEGELLKELLNKVHYVPGQDSLFLLGDLIEKGRASLDTLHQVMDLSRQKRVVVLKGNNDEAEQLLEETIPLPMKLGYLRTRRSLISEMAQAQGITIDEKTDFGVLRQRLTTAYAEEFAFLRDLPLLVTGQGYAAVHSSIQNVENVRQNNPRLILKDNDFLLNSDSRFPVPVIVGHMPTVALSDRQADCGVHFLKDRNLFAIDGGCGMHAHGQLNALIVEQGDFQHFQTASADHLKRRRVIREQAGTPEELQVFVRYFESEIEVLEEEGAFLKVRHLKTNRLLEIPRSALRIIEGKTHCFNSTSCWLPLHPGQEVAVIQEYGDRVFCKHEGRLGWVSSAVLENLA is encoded by the coding sequence ATGCTGGATCCATCCTGCATTCGTTATCAGGATCTGAGTGAAAGCCGTGCGCTCTTTATTTCCGATATTCATGGTGAGGGTGAACTGCTGAAGGAACTGCTTAACAAGGTTCATTATGTTCCCGGACAGGATTCGCTGTTTCTGCTGGGCGATCTGATTGAAAAAGGCCGTGCCAGTCTGGATACTTTGCATCAGGTGATGGATTTAAGCCGGCAAAAGCGAGTCGTTGTTTTAAAAGGCAATAATGATGAAGCTGAGCAGCTGCTGGAAGAAACGATTCCGCTGCCGATGAAGCTGGGATATCTGCGGACACGGCGGTCGCTGATCAGTGAGATGGCGCAGGCTCAGGGCATCACAATTGATGAAAAAACGGATTTTGGGGTTCTGCGCCAACGATTGACAACGGCGTATGCCGAGGAATTTGCTTTCTTAAGAGATTTGCCGCTGCTCGTCACAGGACAGGGCTATGCCGCGGTGCATTCCAGCATTCAGAACGTTGAGAATGTACGTCAGAATAACCCGCGCTTGATACTTAAGGATAATGATTTTCTGCTGAATTCTGACAGCCGTTTTCCAGTTCCGGTTATCGTCGGCCACATGCCGACTGTAGCGCTCAGTGACCGACAGGCTGACTGCGGCGTTCACTTTTTGAAGGACAGGAATCTTTTTGCGATTGACGGTGGCTGCGGCATGCATGCCCATGGTCAGCTCAATGCCTTGATCGTTGAACAGGGAGATTTCCAACATTTTCAGACAGCCAGTGCCGATCATCTAAAACGGCGCAGGGTTATCAGAGAGCAGGCCGGAACCCCGGAGGAGCTGCAGGTTTTTGTACGTTATTTTGAAAGCGAAATTGAAGTGCTGGAGGAAGAAGGGGCATTTCTTAAGGTTCGTCATCTTAAAACAAACCGGCTGCTGGAAATTCCGCGCAGCGCACTGCGAATCATTGAGGGAAAGACGCATTGCTTCAACAGCACGAGCTGCTGGCTGCCCTTGCACCCAGGACAGGAAGTAGCGGTGATTCAGGAATATGGTGACCGGGTCTTCTGCAAACACGAGGGCCGCCTGGGCTGGGTCAGCAGCGCTGTGTTAGAAAATCTTGCATAA
- a CDS encoding ATP-binding protein: MIYRPIYVDKIMTYVNAPFIKILTGIRRCGKSTILKMLMDEMKKQGIREDQILHYSFDSLEYEDIKTAKALFAHLKQHLFSEGKTYLFLDEIQEVKSWEKVVNSLMTDYDVDIYVTGSNSRMMSSEISTYLTGRYIAFRIYPLSFSEYMIFRKEYTEVLDPHTELANYVRLGGFPAVHLQKYTPDEVYTIVKDIYNSTIFTDIVRRNQIRKVDQLERIVKFAFDNVGRTFSAASISKYLKSENRSIDNETVYNYLSQLENAYILHRCSRFDVQGKEILKTQEKFYLADSALRYSVLGYSPDSVAAMLENVVYLELLRRGYEVYVGKLDNAEIDFIAVKQENKLYIQVAQEIGSPETERREYGRLLDIRDNYPKYVLRTDVFAGGNYEGIKTMRIADFLLSDEY; this comes from the coding sequence ATGATTTATAGACCCATTTACGTTGATAAGATAATGACCTATGTGAATGCGCCGTTTATCAAAATTTTGACCGGAATCCGTCGTTGTGGAAAATCAACCATTTTAAAAATGTTGATGGATGAAATGAAAAAACAAGGTATCCGGGAGGACCAGATCTTACATTATAGCTTTGATTCTCTGGAATATGAAGATATTAAAACAGCAAAGGCGCTTTTTGCCCACTTGAAGCAGCACTTGTTTTCGGAAGGGAAAACCTACCTTTTCCTCGATGAGATTCAGGAAGTGAAATCGTGGGAAAAGGTTGTCAACTCCCTTATGACAGACTATGATGTGGACATTTATGTAACCGGCTCCAATTCCAGGATGATGTCTTCTGAAATATCCACCTACCTGACAGGGCGTTATATTGCATTTCGTATTTATCCTTTGTCCTTTTCAGAATATATGATCTTCCGAAAGGAATACACAGAAGTCCTTGATCCTCACACAGAACTTGCAAATTATGTGCGGCTCGGTGGTTTTCCTGCGGTTCATCTGCAAAAATATACGCCGGATGAGGTTTATACTATTGTTAAGGATATTTACAATTCCACGATCTTTACAGACATTGTAAGACGTAATCAAATCCGCAAGGTGGATCAATTGGAGCGGATTGTAAAGTTTGCCTTTGACAATGTTGGGCGGACATTTTCAGCCGCTTCTATTTCCAAATATCTGAAAAGTGAGAATCGTTCGATTGATAACGAAACGGTTTATAATTATCTCAGCCAGCTTGAGAATGCTTACATTCTCCATCGTTGCTCCCGTTTCGACGTACAAGGCAAAGAAATTTTGAAAACCCAGGAGAAATTCTATTTGGCGGACTCAGCGCTGCGTTACAGTGTATTGGGATATTCGCCAGACAGCGTGGCTGCCATGCTCGAGAATGTTGTCTATCTGGAATTGCTGCGCCGTGGATATGAAGTTTATGTTGGAAAGCTGGATAATGCTGAAATCGATTTTATTGCCGTTAAACAGGAGAACAAACTATACATCCAAGTAGCACAGGAGATCGGCTCCCCTGAGACTGAACGGCGAGAATACGGCAGACTGCTTGATATTCGGGACAACTACCCGAAATATGTGCTGCGCACAGACGTTTTCGCGGGAGGCAATTACGAGGGAATCAAGACCATGCGCATTGCAGATTTCTTGCTAAGTGATGAGTATTGA